Proteins co-encoded in one Streptococcus pyogenes genomic window:
- the aroD gene encoding type I 3-dehydroquinate dehydratase: MRIVAPVMPRHFDEAQAIDISKYEDVNLIEWRADFLPKDEIVAVAPAIFEKFAGKEIIFTLRTVQEGGNITLSSQEYVDIIKEINAIYNPDYIDFEYFTHKSVFQEMLDFPNLILSYHNFEETPENLMEAFSEMTKLAPRVVKIAVMPQSEQDVLDLMNYTRGFKTLNPEQEFATISMGKLGRLSRFAGDVIGSSWTYVSLDHVSGPGQVTLNDMKRIIEVLEMDISN, from the coding sequence ATGAGAATTGTAGCACCAGTCATGCCAAGACATTTTGACGAGGCTCAAGCCATTGATATTTCTAAATATGAAGATGTTAATTTAATTGAATGGCGAGCAGACTTTCTTCCCAAGGATGAGATTGTCGCAGTAGCACCAGCTATTTTTGAAAAATTTGCCGGAAAAGAAATTATCTTTACCCTTCGGACCGTTCAAGAAGGGGGGAATATTACCCTTTCAAGTCAGGAGTATGTTGATATTATCAAAGAAATCAATGCTATTTATAATCCAGACTATATTGACTTTGAGTATTTTACGCACAAGTCAGTATTTCAAGAAATGCTTGATTTTCCAAATCTTATTTTGTCTTATCACAACTTTGAAGAGACTCCTGAAAATTTAATGGAAGCTTTTTCAGAAATGACCAAGTTGGCACCGCGTGTGGTTAAAATTGCTGTGATGCCCCAGAGTGAACAAGATGTTCTAGATTTGATGAACTATACCAGAGGCTTTAAGACGCTCAATCCTGAGCAAGAATTTGCAACTATATCTATGGGGAAATTAGGAAGATTGTCTCGTTTTGCGGGAGATGTCATTGGCTCTTCCTGGACATACGTTTCATTAGATCATGTTAGCGGTCCAGGTCAAGTGACTCTCAATGATATGAAACGTATTATTGAGGTCTTAGAAATGGATATCTCTAACTAG
- a CDS encoding SAG1386/EF1546 family surface-associated protein has protein sequence MAKEPWEEKIVDDTIGTRTRKSRNAFISTPWLTALLSVFFVIIVAILFIFFYTSNSGSNRQAETNGFYGASTHKKTRKASNAKKTSSSSTTTDTTPSSEETLASSEGTGETLTVLAGEGAASIAARAGISVEQLQALNPEHMTQGYWYANPGDQVTIK, from the coding sequence ATGGCTAAAGAACCATGGGAAGAAAAAATTGTTGATGATACTATAGGGACACGAACACGTAAATCAAGAAATGCTTTCATTAGCACGCCTTGGTTGACTGCTTTATTAAGTGTATTCTTTGTCATCATTGTTGCTATACTTTTTATTTTCTTCTATACATCAAATAGCGGTAGTAATAGACAAGCTGAAACAAATGGTTTTTATGGAGCATCCACTCATAAAAAAACAAGGAAAGCTTCTAACGCTAAAAAAACATCAAGTAGTTCAACAACTACAGACACAACACCTTCTAGCGAAGAAACACTTGCTTCTAGTGAAGGAACTGGCGAAACCCTTACTGTATTGGCAGGTGAGGGGGCAGCTTCTATTGCAGCTCGTGCAGGTATTTCTGTGGAGCAGTTACAAGCACTTAATCCAGAGCACATGACTCAAGGATATTGGTATGCCAATCCAGGAGATCAAGTCACTATTAAATAA
- a CDS encoding EbsA family protein, which yields MIKLFGKIRYHWQPELSWSIIYWSIAFAPIFVGLSLLYERTEIPSRVFILFAIFAVLVGIGLHRYFIIENNGILRIVSFKLFGPRKLLISTITKIEVTKSTLCLHVEDKSYLFYMRKWPKKYFLDALAVNPYFQGEVILSDNFIKLDYFEVYQHDKKALTRG from the coding sequence ATGATTAAACTATTTGGTAAAATAAGGTATCACTGGCAGCCAGAGTTGTCTTGGTCTATTATTTATTGGTCTATTGCGTTTGCACCTATTTTTGTAGGTTTATCTTTGTTGTATGAGCGCACTGAAATACCTAGTCGGGTTTTTATTCTATTTGCTATTTTTGCTGTCCTAGTTGGCATTGGATTACATCGTTATTTCATTATTGAAAATAATGGTATTTTAAGAATCGTATCTTTTAAATTGTTTGGTCCACGTAAGCTACTTATTTCCACTATTACTAAGATTGAGGTGACCAAATCAACACTTTGTCTGCACGTTGAAGATAAAAGTTATCTCTTTTATATGCGCAAATGGCCTAAAAAATATTTTCTTGATGCCTTAGCGGTTAATCCATACTTCCAAGGAGAAGTTATATTAAGTGATAACTTTATTAAATTAGACTATTTTGAAGTTTATCAGCATGATAAAAAAGCCCTTACTCGAGGGTAA
- a CDS encoding ferredoxin translates to MKVSIIPEKCIACGLCQTYSSLFDYHDNGIVTFSSSSETSQSICPSDKDAILAVKSCPTKALTLE, encoded by the coding sequence ATGAAAGTATCTATCATTCCAGAAAAATGCATCGCTTGTGGTCTATGCCAAACCTATTCATCACTTTTTGATTATCATGACAATGGTATCGTCACATTTTCAAGCTCATCTGAAACAAGTCAGTCAATTTGTCCTTCAGATAAGGACGCTATTTTAGCTGTCAAATCTTGCCCAACTAAAGCTCTTACCCTCGAGTAA
- the pepT gene encoding peptidase T has protein sequence MKYDNLLDRFIKYVKVNTRSVPDSETTPSTESQEAFALTILKPEMEAIGLQDVHYNPVNGYLIGTLPANNPTLTRKIGFIAHMDTADFNAENVNPQIIDNYQGGDITLGSSNYKLDPKAFPNLNNYIGQTLITTDGTTLLGADDKSGIAEIMTAIEFLTSQPQIEHCDIKVAFGPDEEIGVGADKFEVADFEVDFAYTMDGGPLGELQYETFSAAALEVTFLGRNVHPGTAKDQMINALELAIDFHEKLPAKDRPEYTDGYQGFYHLTGLTGTVEEARASYIIRDFEEASFEARKVKVENIAQSMNAQLGTKRVLVELNDQYYNMKKVIEKDMTAIELAKEVMEELAIKPVIEPIRGGTDGSKISFMGIPTPNIFAGGENMHGRFEFVSLQTMERAVDVIIGLVCKA, from the coding sequence ATGAAGTACGATAACTTGTTAGATCGATTTATAAAATATGTCAAAGTGAATACAAGAAGCGTTCCAGACAGTGAGACTACTCCTAGTACGGAGAGTCAAGAAGCATTTGCCTTAACGATTTTAAAGCCTGAAATGGAGGCAATTGGTTTGCAAGATGTTCATTATAATCCAGTTAATGGCTATCTTATTGGAACTCTGCCTGCCAATAATCCAACCTTGACGCGTAAAATTGGTTTTATAGCCCATATGGATACGGCTGATTTCAATGCTGAAAATGTTAATCCGCAGATTATTGACAATTATCAAGGAGGGGACATTACACTTGGCAGTTCTAATTATAAGTTGGATCCAAAAGCATTTCCAAATCTTAATAATTATATCGGTCAAACATTGATTACCACTGATGGGACTACACTTTTAGGGGCAGATGATAAATCTGGTATTGCTGAAATCATGACAGCAATAGAATTCTTGACATCACAACCACAAATAGAGCACTGTGACATTAAAGTGGCTTTTGGCCCTGATGAAGAGATTGGGGTCGGAGCTGATAAGTTTGAGGTGGCTGATTTTGAGGTGGATTTTGCTTATACTATGGATGGCGGTCCTTTAGGCGAATTGCAATATGAAACTTTCAGCGCTGCAGCTCTAGAAGTGACTTTTTTAGGCAGAAATGTTCATCCTGGTACGGCTAAGGATCAAATGATTAATGCCCTTGAGTTAGCAATAGATTTTCATGAGAAGCTACCTGCTAAAGATCGGCCTGAATACACAGATGGTTATCAAGGTTTCTATCACTTAACGGGACTAACTGGAACAGTTGAAGAGGCACGCGCATCTTACATTATTCGTGATTTTGAAGAAGCATCATTTGAAGCTAGAAAAGTGAAAGTTGAAAATATAGCTCAATCGATGAATGCTCAGCTAGGAACAAAACGTGTCTTGGTAGAGCTTAATGACCAATACTACAATATGAAAAAAGTTATCGAAAAAGATATGACCGCTATTGAGTTAGCTAAAGAAGTAATGGAAGAGCTTGCTATCAAGCCTGTAATCGAACCCATACGTGGAGGAACAGATGGCTCTAAAATTTCATTTATGGGTATTCCCACTCCTAATATTTTTGCAGGGGGTGAGAATATGCACGGGCGTTTTGAGTTTGTTAGCTTACAAACGATGGAGAGAGCTGTCGATGTCATTATTGGACTTGTTTGCAAAGCCTAA
- a CDS encoding LTA synthase family protein gives MKKFKTLITGFINTRLGFIITLLFCYWIKTLWAYHTDFSLDLGNIYQVFLTIINPIPLAFLLLGVALYVRNTRAFYICSWVVYIILNILLISNSIYYREFSDFITVSAMLASSKVSAGLGDSALNLLRIWDIIYILDFIILISLSIAKKIKNDQRPFNKRAAFAITALSSLLLSINLFLAEIDRPELLTRGFSNTYIVRALGLPAFTLYSGNQTYQAQKERNGATAEELIDVKTYVKGHYAAPDPQYFGIGKGKNIIVLHLESFQQFLIDYKLKEGDKEYEVTPFINSLYHSNATLAFPNFFHQVKAGKTSDAETMMENSLFGLNSGSFMVNYGGENTQFATPSILAQKGGYTSAVFHGNVGTFWNRNNAYKQWGYNYFFDSSYFSKQNSKNSFQYGLNDKYMFKDSIKYLEQMQQPFYTKFITVSNHYPYTSLKGESSEEGFPLAKTDDETINGYFATANYLDAALKSFFDYLKATGLYDNSIFVLYGDHYGISNSRNSSLAPLLGKDSETWSEYDNAMLQRVPYMIHIPGYTNGSIKETFGGEIDALPTLLHILGIDTSQFVQLGQDLLSPQNSQIVAQRTSGTYMTPEYTNYSGRLYNTQTGLEITNPDEMTIAKTKEIRSAVAQQLAASDAIQTGDLLRFDTQNGLKAIDPNQFIYTKQLKQLKDISAKLGSESTSLYSKNGHKSTQKLFKAPSYLELNPVEADAATSELKEDNPKNKE, from the coding sequence GTGAAGAAATTTAAAACACTTATCACAGGTTTTATCAACACAAGATTGGGTTTTATAATTACTCTACTCTTTTGTTACTGGATAAAGACCCTGTGGGCATATCATACAGACTTTTCACTAGATTTGGGAAATATATACCAAGTCTTTCTAACTATTATCAATCCAATCCCACTAGCTTTTTTACTTTTGGGGGTTGCTCTTTACGTTAGGAATACCCGAGCCTTTTATATCTGTTCTTGGGTGGTTTATATTATCCTTAACATTCTCTTGATATCAAATTCTATATATTACCGAGAATTTTCAGACTTTATTACAGTGAGTGCCATGCTAGCTAGTAGTAAAGTCTCCGCTGGATTAGGGGACTCTGCTTTAAACCTTTTACGCATCTGGGATATTATCTATATTCTTGATTTTATTATTCTAATTAGTTTATCTATCGCTAAAAAAATCAAAAATGATCAACGTCCTTTTAACAAGCGCGCAGCATTTGCCATCACCGCTTTATCTAGTCTATTGCTTTCTATTAATCTTTTTTTAGCAGAAATTGATCGTCCGGAACTATTAACACGTGGCTTTTCAAATACTTATATTGTGAGAGCTTTAGGACTACCAGCGTTTACCCTCTATAGCGGCAATCAAACCTATCAAGCTCAAAAAGAACGAAATGGAGCTACTGCAGAAGAATTAATTGATGTTAAAACTTATGTCAAAGGACATTATGCAGCACCTGATCCTCAGTATTTTGGAATTGGAAAAGGCAAAAATATTATTGTTCTTCATTTAGAAAGCTTTCAACAATTCTTAATAGATTATAAACTAAAAGAAGGAGATAAAGAATATGAGGTAACGCCTTTTATCAACTCACTTTATCACTCAAATGCTACCTTAGCATTCCCTAACTTTTTTCATCAGGTTAAAGCAGGTAAAACTTCTGATGCTGAAACCATGATGGAGAATTCCTTATTTGGTTTAAATAGTGGTTCTTTTATGGTGAACTACGGTGGTGAAAATACACAATTTGCTACTCCAAGTATTTTAGCCCAAAAAGGTGGCTATACCAGCGCTGTCTTTCATGGTAACGTTGGAACTTTCTGGAATCGCAATAATGCTTATAAACAATGGGGCTATAATTATTTTTTTGATTCTAGCTACTTCTCTAAACAAAATAGTAAGAACTCTTTTCAATATGGGTTAAATGATAAGTACATGTTTAAGGATTCCATAAAATATCTTGAACAGATGCAACAACCTTTTTATACCAAGTTTATCACTGTGAGTAATCACTATCCTTATACTAGTCTAAAAGGCGAAAGTAGTGAAGAAGGTTTTCCTTTAGCCAAAACAGACGATGAAACGATCAATGGTTACTTTGCTACTGCCAATTATTTAGACGCTGCCCTTAAATCTTTTTTTGATTACTTGAAAGCCACTGGTTTGTACGACAATTCTATTTTTGTTTTATATGGTGATCATTATGGTATTTCAAATTCTCGTAATTCTAGTCTTGCTCCACTTCTTGGTAAAGATTCTGAAACTTGGTCTGAATATGATAATGCTATGCTACAACGAGTCCCGTATATGATCCATATTCCAGGTTATACGAATGGTAGTATCAAAGAAACCTTTGGCGGTGAAATCGATGCTCTTCCTACTTTACTCCACATACTTGGTATTGACACTAGTCAGTTTGTTCAATTAGGACAAGATTTATTATCACCTCAAAATAGCCAGATTGTGGCACAACGAACATCTGGGACTTATATGACTCCTGAATACACTAACTATAGTGGACGTCTGTACAACACGCAAACAGGTTTAGAAATCACTAATCCCGATGAAATGACTATAGCCAAAACTAAGGAAATTCGCTCTGCTGTTGCTCAACAACTAGCAGCTAGCGACGCTATTCAAACGGGTGATCTCCTGCGCTTTGATACTCAAAATGGTCTAAAAGCTATTGATCCTAACCAGTTTATCTACACTAAGCAGTTAAAACAACTGAAAGATATTTCAGCAAAACTCGGATCAGAGTCAACAAGTTTATACAGTAAAAATGGTCATAAATCAACTCAGAAACTTTTTAAAGCACCATCTTACTTAGAACTAAATCCCGTAGAAGCTGACGCGGCAACTTCTGAACTAAAAGAGGATAACCCCAAAAATAAAGAATAA
- a CDS encoding class I SAM-dependent rRNA methyltransferase codes for MNKLYIDSFVEKKLTAGVQLLDEKDFSNIKEKNQLVQLVTKSNRPIGTAYISKQNKGIGWYLGPEKIDLSISYFVSLFSVAKAKRQDFAQSDETNAYRLFNQEGDGFGGVTIDLYKDFAVFSWYNAFVYDKKEMIMEAFQQVFPEVKGAYEKCRFKGPDTETAHLYGELAQETFSILENGIAYQVFLNEGLMTGIFLDQHDVRRALVDGLAMGKSLLNLFSYTAAFSVAAAMGGAIETTSVDLAKRSRELSLAHFEHNQLNLASHHFVVMDVFEYFKYAKRKKLIFDVIVIDPPSFARNKKQTFSVSRDYHKLITEALDILSPKGTIIASTNAANMTVSQFKKQIIKGFGSRRPESMTLQQLPSDFTINKADERSNYLKVFTIKVRE; via the coding sequence ATGAATAAACTCTATATTGATTCTTTTGTCGAAAAGAAGCTGACAGCAGGGGTACAATTATTAGATGAAAAAGATTTTTCTAATATAAAGGAAAAAAATCAGTTGGTTCAACTGGTGACCAAGTCCAATCGTCCCATTGGAACAGCATATATCTCTAAGCAAAATAAAGGAATTGGTTGGTATCTAGGACCAGAAAAAATCGACTTGTCTATCTCTTATTTTGTTAGTCTATTTTCAGTTGCTAAGGCCAAAAGACAAGATTTTGCTCAATCGGACGAGACCAATGCTTATCGCCTTTTTAATCAAGAAGGAGACGGTTTTGGTGGAGTAACAATTGATCTTTATAAAGATTTTGCAGTCTTTTCATGGTACAATGCCTTTGTCTATGACAAAAAAGAAATGATTATGGAGGCTTTTCAACAGGTTTTTCCTGAAGTCAAAGGAGCTTATGAAAAGTGTCGCTTTAAAGGTCCAGATACTGAAACTGCTCATCTGTATGGTGAGCTGGCACAAGAAACCTTTTCGATTTTAGAAAATGGCATAGCCTATCAAGTCTTCTTGAATGAGGGCTTAATGACAGGTATTTTTCTAGACCAGCATGATGTTAGAAGAGCACTAGTAGATGGTTTAGCTATGGGCAAGTCCCTTCTTAACCTATTTTCCTATACAGCTGCCTTTTCTGTAGCAGCTGCTATGGGTGGTGCTATCGAGACCACTTCTGTGGACTTGGCTAAACGATCGAGAGAATTATCACTAGCTCATTTTGAGCATAACCAGTTAAACTTAGCCTCACATCATTTTGTGGTGATGGATGTTTTTGAATACTTCAAATATGCCAAACGGAAAAAATTAATCTTTGATGTGATTGTGATTGACCCACCAAGCTTTGCTAGAAATAAAAAACAAACTTTCTCTGTGAGCAGGGACTACCACAAATTAATCACAGAGGCCTTGGACATATTGAGTCCTAAGGGAACTATTATAGCTTCAACAAATGCTGCTAATATGACTGTTAGCCAGTTCAAAAAGCAAATTATCAAAGGATTTGGAAGTCGTCGTCCTGAGTCTATGACTCTCCAGCAGCTTCCGAGTGACTTTACTATCAATAAAGCAGATGAAAGAAGTAACTATTTAAAGGTATTTACTATAAAGGTACGAGAATGA
- a CDS encoding DUF2142 domain-containing protein, giving the protein MQQSMTKVKYLWKENNNYIYSTFLTLLLTVILYANSLNLPLKFISLLFVVSTLLIVFLPKKLEVATIIFILVFGTISAIISPINDIPDEYVHYSRTVYISEGDINLTNNNKKLRISKDVDKLIKQSGKTFITSNLKATKHSTREYSYPYIKGTNAYYSFSYIPQALGILVGNALDLPILLTYYFGRLCNLISYAMLAFIAIKLSGSFKQVIAVVTLLPMNIYLAASFNQDGFAIGLVLVTIGLFINLLSSKDKSNYNTKFFLYLVLCGLLVLSKFTYFLLVCLPLFIPNEKFGKNTKLVILKKLGGLLLIFLFAAMWFRLYGQVKTPYVADFLKEVNVSQQVKNMLESPIVYSSIIIRHMVINLINMNNIFQFGALSYGITNLFPLYVCFFFFVYISNASKITINIVEKMGIIFVISAIIGATVLAMYLTWTPVGSSTVLGVQSRYLIGIIPLVLLLFSSQQQKFKQIEDILSDKLAIHVSLLFILAMLMSTIFRYYH; this is encoded by the coding sequence ATGCAACAATCTATGACTAAAGTTAAATATCTTTGGAAAGAAAATAATAACTATATTTATTCGACTTTTTTGACATTACTTCTGACAGTTATTTTATATGCCAATAGTTTAAATCTACCTTTAAAATTTATTAGTCTTCTTTTTGTGGTGAGCACTTTACTGATAGTGTTTTTACCAAAAAAGTTAGAGGTTGCTACGATCATTTTTATTTTAGTATTTGGAACGATATCTGCTATCATATCACCTATAAATGATATTCCTGATGAATATGTTCATTATTCAAGGACAGTTTATATCTCAGAAGGTGATATTAATCTTACCAACAATAACAAAAAGTTAAGAATATCCAAAGATGTTGATAAGCTTATTAAACAGTCAGGAAAAACATTTATAACATCAAACTTGAAAGCAACTAAACACAGCACAAGAGAGTATAGCTATCCTTACATCAAAGGAACTAATGCATATTATAGTTTTTCTTATATACCACAAGCTTTGGGTATTTTAGTAGGAAATGCGCTGGATTTACCTATACTTTTAACATATTATTTCGGAAGATTGTGCAACCTTATTAGCTACGCTATGCTTGCTTTTATAGCTATCAAGTTGTCTGGTTCTTTTAAACAAGTGATAGCTGTTGTTACTTTACTACCTATGAACATTTATTTAGCAGCATCTTTTAATCAAGACGGCTTTGCTATCGGTTTAGTTTTAGTAACAATTGGATTGTTTATTAACTTGCTCTCATCAAAAGATAAATCTAACTATAATACCAAATTCTTCCTTTATTTAGTTCTATGTGGGTTACTAGTTCTTTCAAAATTCACATACTTTTTATTAGTATGCCTTCCATTATTTATTCCTAATGAAAAATTCGGAAAAAATACCAAGTTAGTCATCTTGAAAAAATTGGGAGGACTATTACTCATTTTTCTTTTTGCTGCAATGTGGTTTAGACTTTATGGACAGGTTAAAACCCCATATGTCGCGGATTTTCTAAAAGAAGTAAACGTTAGCCAGCAAGTTAAAAATATGCTAGAATCCCCTATAGTCTATAGCAGTATTATTATTAGACATATGGTAATTAATCTGATTAATATGAATAATATTTTTCAGTTTGGCGCATTAAGCTATGGTATAACGAACCTTTTCCCGCTTTATGTGTGTTTCTTCTTTTTTGTTTATATTAGTAATGCTAGTAAAATAACTATTAATATTGTAGAAAAAATGGGTATAATCTTTGTTATTTCAGCGATTATAGGTGCAACTGTATTAGCTATGTACCTGACTTGGACACCAGTAGGGTCCTCAACTGTCTTAGGTGTTCAAAGTCGTTATCTGATAGGAATTATCCCATTAGTGTTGCTTCTTTTTAGTAGTCAACAGCAAAAGTTCAAACAAATAGAGGATATCCTTTCTGACAAACTGGCTATTCATGTTTCGCTTTTGTTTATTCTTGCAATGTTAATGAGTACTATTTTTAGATATTATCATTAA
- the rpmI gene encoding 50S ribosomal protein L35 encodes MPKQKTHRASAKRFKRTGSGGLKRFRAFTSHRFHGKTKKQRRHLRKAGLVSSGDFKRIKAMVTGL; translated from the coding sequence ATGCCAAAACAAAAAACACACCGCGCATCAGCTAAACGTTTTAAACGTACAGGTTCAGGCGGTTTGAAACGCTTCCGCGCCTTTACATCACACCGTTTCCACGGAAAAACTAAAAAACAACGTCGTCATCTTCGTAAAGCTGGTTTGGTTAGCTCAGGAGATTTCAAACGTATCAAAGCAATGGTTACTGGTCTTTAA
- the cmk gene encoding (d)CMP kinase: MKAIKIAIDGPASSGKSTVAKIIAKNLGYTYLDTGAMYRSATYIALTHGYTGKEVALILEELEKNPIFFKKAKDGSQLVFLGDEDVTLAIRQNDVTNNVSWISALPEIREELVHQQRRIAQAGGIIMDGRDIGTVVLPDAELKIFLVASVEERAERRYKENLEKGIESDFETLKEEIAARDYKDSHRKVSPLKAAEDALIFDTTGVSIDGVVQFIQEKAEKIVDMS; this comes from the coding sequence ATGAAAGCAATTAAAATTGCGATTGATGGGCCAGCTTCAAGTGGAAAAAGTACAGTAGCCAAGATTATTGCAAAAAATCTTGGCTATACTTATCTAGATACTGGTGCTATGTATCGCTCAGCAACTTATATCGCACTGACACATGGCTATACGGGTAAAGAAGTAGCCCTTATCTTAGAGGAACTTGAGAAAAATCCTATTTTCTTTAAAAAAGCAAAAGATGGCTCCCAATTAGTTTTTCTTGGGGATGAGGACGTGACCTTAGCCATTAGGCAAAATGATGTGACTAACAATGTTTCTTGGATCTCAGCTTTGCCAGAAATTAGAGAAGAGCTGGTTCATCAACAAAGACGCATTGCACAAGCTGGTGGCATTATCATGGATGGTCGTGACATTGGAACGGTTGTTCTCCCAGATGCGGAACTAAAAATCTTTTTAGTGGCTTCTGTCGAAGAGCGGGCAGAGCGCCGCTATAAAGAAAACCTAGAAAAAGGAATTGAATCAGATTTTGAGACGCTAAAAGAAGAGATTGCAGCTCGTGATTACAAGGATAGTCATCGTAAGGTTTCACCTCTAAAAGCAGCTGAAGATGCCCTTATTTTTGATACCACAGGTGTTTCTATTGATGGCGTGGTGCAATTTATCCAAGAAAAAGCAGAAAAAATAGTTGACATGTCCTAG
- the infC gene encoding translation initiation factor IF-3 codes for MKIIAKKDLFINDEIRVREVRLVGLEGEQLGIKPLSEAQSLADASNVDLVLIQPQAVPPVAKLMDYGKFKFEYQKKQKEQRKKQSVVTVKEVRLSPVIDKGDFETKLRNGRKFLEKGNKVKVSIRFKGRMITHKEIGAKVLADFAEATQDIAIIEQRAKMDGRQMFMQLAPISDKK; via the coding sequence GTGAAGATCATAGCTAAAAAGGATCTATTCATTAATGATGAAATTCGCGTTCGCGAAGTTCGTCTCGTTGGTCTTGAAGGTGAACAATTAGGTATTAAACCATTGTCTGAAGCGCAATCATTGGCTGATGCTTCAAATGTTGATTTGGTTTTAATCCAGCCACAAGCTGTTCCTCCTGTTGCCAAACTTATGGACTATGGAAAGTTCAAATTTGAGTATCAAAAGAAACAGAAAGAACAACGTAAAAAACAAAGCGTTGTGACTGTGAAAGAAGTTCGTCTCAGTCCAGTTATCGATAAAGGTGACTTTGAAACAAAACTTCGTAACGGTCGTAAATTCCTTGAAAAAGGAAATAAAGTTAAGGTTTCTATTCGTTTCAAAGGACGTATGATTACTCATAAAGAGATTGGTGCCAAGGTACTAGCTGACTTTGCTGAAGCGACTCAAGATATTGCTATCATTGAGCAACGAGCAAAAATGGATGGACGCCAAATGTTTATGCAACTTGCACCAATTTCAGACAAGAAGTAA
- the rplT gene encoding 50S ribosomal protein L20, with the protein MARVKGGVVSRKRRKRILKLAKGYYGAKHILFRTAKEQVMNSYYYAYRDRRQKKRDFRKLWITRINAAARMNGLSYSQLMHGLKLAEIEVNRKMLADLAVADAAAFTALADAAKAKLGK; encoded by the coding sequence ATGGCACGTGTTAAAGGTGGCGTTGTTTCACGCAAACGTCGTAAACGTATTTTAAAATTAGCTAAAGGTTACTATGGAGCAAAACACATCTTGTTCCGTACTGCAAAAGAGCAAGTGATGAACTCTTACTACTATGCATACCGTGATCGCCGTCAGAAAAAACGTGATTTCCGTAAACTATGGATCACTCGTATCAATGCGGCTGCTCGTATGAACGGTTTGTCATACTCACAATTGATGCACGGTTTGAAACTTGCTGAAATCGAAGTAAACCGTAAAATGCTTGCTGATTTAGCAGTAGCTGATGCAGCAGCTTTCACAGCTCTTGCTGATGCAGCCAAAGCAAAACTTGGCAAATAA